A stretch of Henckelia pumila isolate YLH828 chromosome 4, ASM3356847v2, whole genome shotgun sequence DNA encodes these proteins:
- the LOC140863629 gene encoding uncharacterized protein, with protein MEIPIPKNLKKLWELWELRSILILSLSLQVILIFVSPLRKRTKNDFIFLILWSAYLLADWAANFAVGIISNSQGDRKDCGNKKGDFDSDLLAFWAPFLLVHLGGPDTISAFALEDNELWLRHLAGLFFQSVAAIYVFLQSLPTNMLWMPTIFIFVDGLIKYAERTLSLYLASFNRFKESMLKAPDPGPNYAELMDVYGSMKDANLPTRIEMVNEPERGVKSVDRVKEGKLTDTEVVLYAHRFFVTFKGLIVDLIFSSRERNQSRDFFLERNDEDAFKLIEVELNFIYESLFSKVVVVYSSLGYFFRFISFSLVVTSLGLFYCVDKTNFNDPRDVALSYTLLIGAIALDVIAFIKLVTSDWVTVSVKKLPDVDLTNPKQFAGGGEASSNGYLGRFLHPLLRRWSESVLCYNLIFYCLNPRPPLKEKIINLFMLTTFLDKRKYVKQKRFTKDLRKHIFDELHMKSKMADDLYTAKEISAARGDWTLRVESCTEFLPYILEVDYDQSLLVWHIATELCYNDEAYRCDLTEEEAKHMVFSKLLSDYMLYLLIMQPQMMSKVAGIGQIRFRDTCAEAKSFFAGEFEDWKTKETIGSGFLNSICSAIVMFIARVVALFVLPWAYIISLVTNGCDVKKAYEKTETQAKKYLDDYRSWFPFLKIGDNEEKNQRKACAAMLDVNTEVMPVAIKGDRSKSVLFDGCILAKQLKEWEANSGKSKWLMMSKVWVEMMSYAAINCRANTHAQQLSKGGELVTMVWFLMIHFGLGDQFQINEGHARAKLIVGK; from the coding sequence ATGGAGATTCCTATACCCAAGAACTTGAAGAAGCTATGGGAGTTATGGGAACTTCGGTCCATCCTCATCTTAAGCCTCTCTCTGCAAGTTATTCTAATATTCGTTTCCCCTTTGAGGAAGCGAACCAAGAATGATTTCATATTCCTTATTCTCTGGTCTGCATACTTGCTGGCTGATTGGGCTGCTAATTTCGCCGTTGGAATAATCTCCAACAGCCAAGGCGACAGAAAAGACTGCGGTAACAAAAAGGGCGACTTTGATTCGGATCTTCTAGCATTTTGGGCGCCATTTCTTCTGGTACATCTCGGTGGCCCTGATACAATATCTGCATTTGCTCTAGAGGATAATGAGCTCTGGCTCAGGCATTTAGCAGGCCTCTTTTTCCAATCCGTGGCTGCAATATACGTGTTTCTTCAGTCTCTGCCCACCAACATGTTATGGATGCCAACAATATTCATTTTCGTCGATGGCCTTATAAAATACGCGGAAAGGACATTATCACTCTATCTTGCCAGCTTCAATAGATTCAAGGAGTCCATGCTTAAGGCTCCTGATCCTGGCCCCAACTATGCCGAGCTCATGGATGTGTACGGTTCGATGAAAGACGCCAACCTACCGACACGCATTGAAATGGTTAATGAACCCGAGCGAGGAGTCAAATCTGTGGATAGGGTGAAAGAAGGGAAGCTGACTGATACAGAAGTGGTGCTTTACGCACATCGCTTCTTCGTGACTTTCAAGGGCCTAATCGTCgacctcatattcagctctcgCGAACGTAATCAAAGTAGAGATTTTTTCCTGGAGAGAAATGACGAAGATGCTTTTAAGTTGATAGAGGTGGAACTTAATTTCATATACGAATCCCTCTTCAGCAAGGTGGTTGTTGTGTACTCTTCTTTAGGATACTTTTTCCGATTCATTTCCTTTTCTTTAGTTGTTACTTCACTTGGCCTCTTCTATTGTGTGGACAAGACAAACTTTAACGATCCTCGTGATGTCGCCCTTAGTTACACCTTGCTTATTGGAGCCATTGCTTTAGATGTAATAGCTTTCATCAAGCTCGTTACCTCTGATTGGGTTACTGTTTCTGTAAAAAAGCTGCCAGATGTAGACCTCACGAATCCGAAGCAGTTCGCAGGTGGTGGTGAGGCGAGCTCTAATGGCTACTTGGGCAGGTTTTTGCATCCCCTGCTCCGCCGTTGGTCCGAGTCTGTGTTGTGCTACAACTTGATATTTTATTGTCTGAATCCTCGTCCACCTTTGAAGGAGAAGATTATCAATCTCTTTATGTTAACCACATTTCTTGACAAGCGCAAATATGTGAAACAGAAACGATTTACTAAAGATCTGAGAAAGCACATATTCGACGAGCTGCATATGAAGTCTAAGATGGCGGATGATTTGTATACAGCCAAGGAGATAAGTGCTGCAAGAGGTGATTGGACCCTGCGAGTCGAGAGCTGCACTGAGTTCCTTCCTTATATTCTTGAGGTGGATTATGACCAGAGCCTTCTGGTATGGCATATTGCCACTGAACTCTGCTACAATGATGAAGCTTATCGCTGTGATTTGACCGAAGAAGAAGCGAAGCACATGGTTTTCTCCAAGCTGCTTTCCGACTACATGTTATATCTACTCATCATGCAACCTCAAATGATGTCTAAAGTCGCAGGCATCGGGCAAATCAGATTCCGAGACACATGTGCAGAGGCCAAAAGCTTTTTTGCCGGTGAATTCGAGGACTGGAAAACGAAAGAAACCATCGGTTCTGGTTTCTTGAATTCCATTTGTAGTGCAATTGTTATGTTCATTGCACGTGTAGTTGCCCTCTTTGTTCTGCCTTGGGCATATATAATATCTCTTGTGACGAATGGCTGTGATGTGAAGAAAGCATATGAGAAGACAGAGACACAAGCCAAAAAGTATTTGGATGATTACAGGAGCTGGTTCCCATTCTTGAAAATCGGGGATAATgaagaaaagaatcaaagaaaagCCTGCGCCGCAATGCTTGATGTTAACACAGAAGTTATGCCGGTGGCGATAAAGGGAGATAGGAGCAAGTCAGTGCTGTTTGATGGATGCATTCTGGCCAAACAACTGAAAGAATGGGAAGCGAATTCGGGGAAAAGTAAATGGTTGATGATGAGCAAAGTTTGGGTGGAGATGATGTCTTATGCTGCAATAAATTGCAGGGCGAACACGCACGCGCAGCAACTAAGCAAAGGCGGTGAGCTGGTCACCATGGTTTGGTTTTTGATGATCCATTTCGGTTTGGGAGATCAGTTTCAGATCAATGAGGGCCATGCCAGAGCTAAGCTTATCGTGGGCAAGTAA
- the LOC140862971 gene encoding uncharacterized protein: MSRFLTDRNIWRVSQSSLINRVSIYSERSKHGSFDRAGFNCSLQYRLYLQYSFPSRRHVWNVTPDIGKGFYNGYIRRYSVLPLSNTITHHAGVAWKRWAQVCVRSGWNFLPLHRTAQAVSLALSNSYMVVPGIFALVCGTQVVWAQAIHDNNVFRPRNTLYIRAEDSHLFLTRLILSIFDGFLLLLRAIFLVVLFTPSIAMAPFADSFGPQFRELWLQVIHQTLERAGPAFIKWGQWAATRPDLFRTDLCSELSKLQTKAPEHSFAYTKKAIEKAFGRKISEIFDDFEVEPVASGSIAQVHRASLRSRYPGRQMKPLLVAVKVRHPGVGESIKRDFEIINIVAKISTFIPALNWLRLDESVQQFAVFMMSQVDLSREASNLSRFIYNFRRWKDVSFPKPVYPLVHPAVLVETFEHGESVSYFVDELEGNERLKSSLANIGTHALLKMLLVDNFVHADMHPGNIIVRVGRNKSSRKKLFKTKPHIIFIDVGMTAELSNYDRLNLLEFFKAVARRDGQTAAQCTLRLSKKQNCPNPEAYIQEVKESFDFWGTPEGDPIHPADCMLQVLEQVRRHKVNVDGNVCAVMVTILVLEGWQRKLDPEYDMMHTLQTLLLKADWAKSLSYTIEGLMAP, translated from the exons ATGTCAAG ATTCTTGACTGATAGAAACATCTGGAGAGTGTCACAATCTTCACTGATAAACCGAGTTAGCATCTATTCGGAAAGATCAAAACATGGTTCCTTTGACAGAGCCGGTTTCAACTGTTCTCTCCAATATAGACTCTACCTGCAGTATTCTTTTCCCAGCAGAAGACATGTTTGGAATGTGACACCTGATATTGGAAAAGGTTTCTATAATGGTTATATTCGGCGGTATTCAGTTCTTCCATTGAGTAATACCATAACTCATCATGCTGGAGTTGCTTGGAAGAGGTGGGCACAAGTGTGCGTGCGTAGTGGCTGGAATTTTCTCCCCTTACACAGGACGGCCCAGGCTGTCAGCTTGGCCTTGAGCAATTCTTACATGGTTGTTCCTGGTATATTTGCTCTAGTCTGTGGAACACAGGTGGTATGGGCACAAGCGATTCATGACAATAATGTCTTTCGGCCAAGAAATACTTTATACATACGTGCAGAAGACAGCCATCTCTTCTTGACTAGATTGATCCTATCCATATTCGATGGCTTTTTGTTGTTATTAAGAGCTATATTTTTGGTTGTTCTGTTTACACCAAGCATTGCCATGGCTCCATTTGCGGATAGTTTTGGACCTCAATTCAGGGAATTGTGGCTCCAGGTTATTCATCAAACTCTAGAAAGAGCAGGACCTGCCTTCATAAAATGGGGCCAGTGGGCTGCCACACGACCAGATCTCTTTCGTACAGACTTGTGCAGCGAATTGTCAAAGCTTCAGACAAAAGCCCCGGAACATAGTTTTGCCTACACAAAGAAGGCTATTGAGAAAGCTTTTGGCCGTAAgatttctgaaatttttgatGACTTTGAGGTAGAACCTGTGGCATCTGGAAGTATTGCTCAAGTACACAGGGCTTCTCTCCGGTCTCGATATCCTGGTCGTCAGATGAAACCATTGCTAGTTGCAGTAAAGGTGAGACATCCAGGAGTTGGCGAATCTATAAAACgggattttgagataattaataTAGTGGCCAAAATCTCAACCTTCATTCCCGCTCTGAATTGGTTGAGATTGGATGAAAGCGTACAGCAGTTCGCAGTTTTTATGATGTCTCAGGTTGATCTTTCTCGAGAAGCTTCTAACTTGAGCCGCTTCATTTATAATTTTCGTAGATGGAAGGATGTTTCCTTCCCAAAACCTGTATATCCTTTAGTACATCCAGCTGTTTTGGTGGAAACTTTTGAGCacggagaaagtgtttcttacTTTGTGGATGAGCTTGAAGGGAACGAGCGACTAAAAAGTTCACTTGCCAATATTGGAACACATGCTTTGCTTAAGATGCTTCTG GTAGACAACTTTGTTCATGCTGACATGCATCCTGGAAACATCATAGTTCGTGTAGGTAGAAACAAATCTTCCCGGAAAAAGCTGTTCAAAACCAAGCCTCATATCATATTTATTGACGTGGGAATGACTGCGGAACTTTCTAATTATGATCGCTTAAATTTACTCGAGTTCTTTAAAGCTGTTGCTCGTAGAGATGGCCAAACTGCAGCACAGTGCACTCTGAGATTATCAAAGAAACAGAACTGCCCAAACCCTGAGGCCTACATTCAG GAAGTGAAGGAATCATTTGATTTTTGGGGTACACCGGAAGGAGATCCGATTCATCCTGCTGACTGCATGCTACAAGTTCTTGAGCAAGTCCGGCGTCATAAAGTCAATGTTGATGGCAATGTTTGCGCTGTGATGGTCACAATTTTGGTCCTTGAG GGCTGGCAGCGGAAGCTTGACCCAGAATATGATATGATGCATACATTACAAACACTGCTTCTTAAAGCCGATTGGGCGAAATCACTTTCTTACACAATTGAAGGACTCATGGCCCCGTGA
- the LOC140865990 gene encoding protein MOTHER of FT and TFL1-like: MAQMPRAAVDPLVMGRVIGDVVDMFVPTAELVVRYGAATQISNGCEIKPSMGAERPTVHINGSSDNYYSLVMVDPDAPNPSEPTFREWLHWLVTDIPGGSDASEGKEVMPYMGPQPPVGTHRYVFAAFQQHGQMEAAAAKPAERPHFSTRQFSVENELGLPAAALYFNSSKM, from the exons ATGGCTCAGATGCCAAGGGCAGCAGTTGATCCCCTGGTGATGGGAAGAGTTATCGGAGACGTGGTGGACATGTTCGTCCCGACGGCGGAACTGGTGGTGCGATACGGCGCCGCAACACAGATAAGCAATGGATGTGAAATCAAGCCATCCATGGGGGCTGAGAGGCCTACTGTTCATATCAACGGATCCTCTGATAATTACTACTCTCTT gtGATGGTTGATCCCGATGCTCCAAATCCAAGCGAGCCAACTTTCAGAGAGTGGCTGCATTG GCTAGTAACGGATATACCGGGAGGATCAGATGCCAGTGAAG ggAAGGAGGTGATGCCATACATGGGGCCTCAGCCGCCAGTGGGCACCCATCGTTATGTGTTCGCTGCGTTTCAGCAGCATGGGCAGATGGAAGCCGCGGCGGCGAAGCCAGCGGAGCGGCCCCATTTCAGCACGCGTCAGTTTTCAGTTGAGAATGAACTCGGCCTTCCTGCGGCAGCCTTGTATTTCAACTCATCAAAGATGTGA
- the LOC140865488 gene encoding myb family transcription factor EFM-like, translating into MHLAPVMMTPSSELSFDCKPYMQPTQKLEEFLARLEEERLKIDAFKRELPLCMQLLNNAMEASRQQLQSQRSMNEGGRPVLEEFIPLKNTSSEMITHEQNNNSSSDNKANWMTSAQLWNQESTETRTPSPKENNDHMKIALNGKQRVINGGAFVPFSSKADRSFMSTPFPELALASSVSQKEEMELDVIKNSSESNSRRENGNNSGGGAEKEQVHGGAANTTSQAQRKARRCWSPDLHRRFVNALQMLGGSQLATPKQIRELMKVDGLTNDEVKSHLQKYRLHTRRPSPNSQSSPATPQVVVLGGIWVPPEYAAAAVAHGGAQATALYGAHTNAAHHMSPVFCSAPPHVAHEIYPAIAAPPQPPNHHIHHHHQLHVYNNKPQGNNSPDSDAQGGGAGDQSESIEDGKSESGSWKADSGGERKKPEGEESVIMSLKF; encoded by the exons ATGCATCTAGCACCAGTTATGATGACACCATCTTCTGAACTAAGCTTTGACTGCAAACCCTACATGCAGCCAACTCAAAAACTCGAAGAGTTTTTGGCTCGTCTTGAAGAAGAAAGGCTCAAGATCGATGCTTTTAAGCGCGAGCTTCCTCTTTGCATGCAACTACTCAATAATG CTATGGAGGCGTCAAGGCAACAGTTACAGTCGCAGAGATCGATGAACGAAGGGGGAAGACCGGTGTTGGAAGAATTCATTCCACTGAAGAATACAAGTTCGGAGATGATAACTCATGAGCAGAATAATAATAGTTCATCGGATAATAAGGCGAACTGGATGACATCTGCACAGCTTTGGAATCAAGAAAGTACTGAGACCAGGACTCCGTCTCCCAAAGAAAATAACGATCATATGAAGATAGCTTTGAATGGGAAGCAAAGGGTAATCAATGGAGGAGCTTTTGTTCCATTTTCATCCAAGGCCGATAGAAGCTTCATGAGTACTCCATTTCCAGAATTAGCCCTTGCTTCTTCCGTGTCACAGAAAGAAGAGATGGAGTTAGATGTTATAAAGAATTCATCCGAATCGAATTCCAGGAGAGAAAACGGGAATAATTCCGGCGGCGGCGCGGAGAAAGAACAAGTTCATGGGGGCGCAGCAAATACAACGAGCCAAGCTCAGAGAAAGGCTAGGAGATGCTGGTCACCAGACTTACACAGGCGTTTTGTTAATGCTCTTCAGATGTTGGGAGGTTCACAAT TGGCTACTCCTAAACAAATAAGAGAACTGATGAAGGTTGATGGTTTGACCAATGATGAAGTTAAAAGCCATTTGCAG AAATATAGACTCCACACAAGAAGACCGAGTCCAAACTCGCAATCCAGCCCGGCGACGCCGCAAGTGGTCGTCCTAGGCGGAATATGGGTCCCACCGGAATACGCTGCGGCGGCGGTAGCACACGGCGGCGCACAAGCCACCGCGCTGTACGGGGCGCACACGAACGCTGCTCATCACATGTCTCCTGTTTTCTGTTCCGCCCCACCGCATGTGGCACACGAAATCTATCCCGCGATAGCGGCGCCCCCTCAGCCGCCTAATCACCAcatccaccaccaccaccagcTACACGTCTACAACAACAAGCCTCAAGGAAACAACTCTCCGGATTCAGACGCCCAAGGTGGCGGCGCCGGAGACCAATCCGAGAGCATAGAAGATGGGAAGTCGGAGAGCGGCAGCTGGAAGGCCGACAGCGGCGGGGAGAGGAAAAAACCGGAAGGTGAAGAAAGTGTCATCATGAGTCTAAAATTCtga
- the LOC140863630 gene encoding uncharacterized protein, with protein MALHHQMNELESGSGASTPRSDHHHHNDDCAPSQQPRIRFMCSFGGKIVPRPHDNQLRYVGGDTRIVCVHRHTNFSSLLSKLSKLSGTINMSIKYQLPNEDLDALITVTSDEDVENMMEEYNRLAHSHKSARLRLFLFPTDMAATSINSLLDGSAKRESWFVDTLNGGPAILDRGRSEVSSVVSEVPDYLFGLDNSDDAMKDVNKMKNKILLKESIPISDPGSPAPVVSSPFGSTPPPAAATVIPDLPHVRTKPVNPVQAVEPTKEAQVIQEMVNEKMDPQLTEYSGTPIWHYPSQVVQPVPTVYYVPGGHIPTGNIPVQPVPIPGQFLRPFQVASNQVPAGFPVYGAGMTRYEMPVRIISDNSSQAMYYSARNPGIVPGGGEMQGPGKDVMSGRAAQGS; from the coding sequence ATGGCCTTACACCACCAAATGAACGAGCTGGAATCAGGCTCCGGAGCGTCCACGCCACGCTCCGACCACCACCACCACAACGACGACTGTGCCCCGTCCCAGCAGCCAAGAATCCGCTTCATGTGCAGCTTTGGCGGGAAAATCGTGCCCCGCCCCCACGACAACCAGCTCCGTTACGTCGGCGGCGACACCCGCATCGTTTGTGTTCACCGCCACACCAATTTCTCGTCCCTCCTCTCCAAACTCTCCAAGCTATCGGGCACGATAAACATGAGCATAAAGTACCAGCTACCCAACGAAGACTTAGACGCGCTGATCACGGTCACTTCCGATGAAGACGTCGAAAACATGATGGAAGAGTATAATCGGCTCGCCCACAGCCATAAATCGGCTCGGCTCAGGTTGTTTCTTTTCCCGACAGATATGGCCGCCACCAGCATCAACTCCCTTCTCGACGGCTCAGCTAAGCGGGAGAGCTGGTTCGTCGACACTCTTAATGGTGGGCCGGCAATCCTCGATCGCGGCCGGTCGGAGGTGTCATCGGTTGTTTCCGAGGTACCGGATTACTTATTCGGTTTGGATAATTCCGACGATGCCATGAAAGACGTTAACAAGATGAAAAATAAGATCCTTTTAAAAGAAAGCATACCCATATCCGACCCGGGTTCACCCGCCCCGGTAGTTTCATCACCGTTCGGCTCCACACCACCACCGGCCGCAGCCACAGTGATTCCCGATCTTCCTCATGTCAGAACCAAACCCGTTAACCCGGTTCAAGCAGTGGAACCCACCAAGGAAGCTCAAGTTATCCAAGAAATGGTCAACGAGAAAATGGATCCCCAGCTGACAGAGTATTCGGGCACACCCATATGGCATTACCCAAGTCAAGTAGTGCAGCCTGTACCGACAGTTTATTACGTTCCCGGTGGTCATATTCCGACCGGAAACATCCCGGTTCAACCCGTTCCGATTCCAGGTCAGTTCTTACGGCCCTTCCAAGTAGCTTCAAATCAAGTACCTGCCGGGTTTCCGGTGTACGGTGCTGGCATGACACGGTATGAAATGCCCGTCAGAATTATATCCGATAATTCAAGTCAAGCAATGTATTATTCAGCCAGAAATCCCGGGATAGTTCCGGGTGGAGGAGAAATGCAGGGACCCGGAAAAGATGTAATGTCGGGTCGGGCCGCTCAAGGATCTTGA